A genomic stretch from Candidatus Zixiibacteriota bacterium includes:
- a CDS encoding transglutaminase-like domain-containing protein, translated as MTLTTSIRLFFMASIGLILTNCSTRSYLPDEVALAIDAAGDNGSELKSVIAHYQASDDSLKLRAAFFLIGNMEGHGWATYDLVDTVGNEIAFDVSLFPNYDSLTSAFATLEAEYGVLDFEKNDLQPDLETVSADHLISQIDLAFRAWRERPWAEHLSFDDFCQYVLPYRGSNEPLEPWRAMFFDKYSDLADRMIDSTDPVEAACLINDDVMTFFTFDPRYYYHPTDLGLTEMLQTGVGRCEDMTNITIYAMRANGLAVTSDYTPAWADAGNNHAWNAIIAADGSAIPFMGAEKNPRKYELGHRPAKVYRKTFSHQRENLVFQEHKQEKLPAWLGGKSYVDVTASYQTDLLDRIETQLEIPAPDSVDIAYLCVFNSGEWKPIDWARVMSHQAVFSNVRGNLLYLPAFYINEEVVPYGPPFVNDSENKSRQFRSVSDATITLSLTSTTRRKQVASTDGIERSYLTAGVEYELFYWDDEWESLGKAVSSEKPLLFDNVPVGTLYWLVAEGSDRDERPFSWEDGAQRWW; from the coding sequence TTGACTTTAACCACGTCGATACGACTGTTTTTCATGGCGTCAATCGGTTTGATACTGACGAACTGCTCAACCCGGTCATACCTGCCGGACGAGGTAGCTCTGGCTATCGATGCAGCCGGTGACAACGGCTCGGAATTGAAGAGTGTAATCGCCCATTACCAAGCCTCGGACGACTCGCTCAAACTCCGGGCGGCCTTCTTTCTTATCGGTAACATGGAAGGACACGGCTGGGCCACATACGATCTGGTCGACACGGTGGGCAACGAGATTGCCTTCGATGTAAGCCTTTTCCCGAACTATGATTCTCTGACCAGTGCCTTCGCCACGCTGGAAGCTGAGTATGGTGTCCTCGATTTTGAGAAGAACGACTTACAGCCGGACCTTGAGACGGTGAGCGCCGACCATCTCATCAGTCAGATCGATTTGGCCTTTCGTGCCTGGCGCGAGCGACCATGGGCGGAGCATCTGTCGTTCGATGATTTTTGTCAGTATGTGCTGCCATACCGGGGTAGTAACGAACCGCTGGAACCATGGCGAGCCATGTTCTTTGACAAGTATTCAGACCTGGCCGACCGCATGATCGATTCCACCGACCCGGTCGAGGCGGCTTGTTTGATCAACGACGACGTCATGACTTTTTTCACATTCGATCCTCGTTACTACTACCATCCGACCGATCTGGGTCTGACCGAGATGCTGCAAACGGGTGTCGGACGATGCGAAGACATGACCAATATTACGATATACGCCATGCGGGCCAATGGGCTGGCCGTGACCTCAGACTACACACCGGCCTGGGCCGATGCCGGTAACAATCATGCCTGGAACGCCATCATTGCAGCCGACGGCAGCGCCATACCTTTTATGGGGGCGGAGAAAAACCCCCGCAAGTATGAGCTGGGTCACCGTCCGGCCAAAGTGTATCGCAAGACATTCAGCCATCAGAGAGAGAACCTGGTTTTTCAAGAACACAAACAGGAAAAACTGCCGGCCTGGTTGGGTGGCAAAAGCTATGTAGACGTTACTGCTTCGTATCAGACGGACCTGTTGGATCGTATCGAGACCCAACTGGAGATACCGGCGCCGGATTCTGTCGACATTGCATATCTGTGTGTCTTTAACTCGGGCGAGTGGAAGCCGATAGACTGGGCCAGAGTAATGAGCCATCAAGCGGTGTTCAGCAATGTGCGCGGCAACCTATTGTACCTACCGGCATTCTATATCAATGAAGAAGTAGTCCCCTACGGTCCGCCCTTTGTGAACGACTCCGAAAATAAATCTCGACAGTTTAGGTCGGTGTCCGATGCAACCATTACCCTCAGCCTCACCTCCACCACTCGACGCAAACAGGTAGCCTCCACCGACGGAATCGAGAGATCGTATCTCACAGCCGGTGTTGAGTACGAACTATTCTACTGGGACGATGAGTGGGAATCGTTGGGCAAGGCGGTATCGAGCGAAAAACCGTTGCTGTTCGACAACGTTCCGGTCGGAACCCTTTACTGGTTGGTGGCCGAAGGGTCCGATCGTGACGAGCGACCGTTTTCATGGGAGGATGGCGCTCAACGATGGTGGTAG
- a CDS encoding MarR family transcriptional regulator, whose protein sequence is MASVSNEIAEQLLRVLNKYVENQKKPRRYGLRRLLFPAEVHTIVLIGRYPEAGVTELAERAGVTKGAISQMLQQLEDKKLIRKSKHPESGSRVLLELTNKGKIAYYSHEQMHEDLDRELFDFLDGLTASKLKLLGSFLSHLESGIDKRSET, encoded by the coding sequence ATGGCATCGGTCAGCAACGAGATAGCCGAGCAACTTCTGCGTGTTCTCAACAAATATGTCGAGAACCAGAAGAAGCCGCGCCGGTACGGGCTCAGGCGACTTCTGTTCCCGGCCGAGGTTCACACTATTGTGCTTATTGGTCGTTACCCGGAAGCTGGTGTAACGGAGTTGGCCGAGCGGGCCGGGGTCACCAAGGGCGCCATCTCGCAAATGCTGCAACAGCTTGAGGATAAAAAACTTATACGAAAATCGAAACATCCCGAAAGCGGCTCTCGGGTACTGTTGGAACTGACCAACAAAGGAAAGATAGCCTACTACTCGCATGAGCAAATGCACGAAGATCTCGACCGAGAGTTGTTTGATTTCCTGGACGGCCTGACAGCCTCGAAACTGAAGCTGCTCGGCTCCTTTTTAAGCCATCTTGAGAGCGGTATCGACAAAAGAAGCGAAACCTGA
- a CDS encoding M14 family zinc carboxypeptidase — protein sequence MQGRVTKTLVIMLVLAVLTASASATQMQVRLYIDDPKQLLDIRQLHLDQTFQKDGYIDIVTDQEELRQIEALGIRTEVLHEDIVKYNQSRLDPAKDMGGYMTLDELNTRMDDLIAAYPNLLSQKISLGQTLEGRDIWAFKLSDNPNVDEDEPELLYTALHHCREVITPEVLFYFIEQMVDRYGLWPEETELIDTREMWFVMCVNPDGYYHNEVIAPGGGGMWRKNRRLNADSTYGVDLNRNYGYAWGYDDQGSSPVGSSETYRGTGPFSELETQALRDFVISREFVISLQYHAHGNLLLWSWSYNLGEFTPDEPVFRAIFDSARAWNGYTGGSDALYTVNGGANDWNYGEQTLKNKNFSYTVEVGTQEDYFWPSVDRIPDLVNENYRPNKFYARAAGHPYALIAPAAPSIYVADVVDSVGYDVQWTHVDENNPAASYELQELQDYQRIVDPADDFGHWENLNFSLDALSYSGPTSFYSGSGFQVAAGIRSLEPIVVGMGDSIKFWANYGMEDGLDFAYVMVSTDLVVWTTLEGNLSTDYDPYGGFNAGHGITGYSGGWVQGLFDLSDYVGQTLFVGFVYYSTQYYDGSPGIWIDDIEPVDFYGVQTVVASAHTDTSFSFTDHPTGLYHYRVRATDNENQLSMYSPAQPSAVINNYACVDSDSDGYGDPGNPSNTCSDDNCPLVSNTGQEDADGDGIGDACDVCPYDQFDDGDGDGFCADIDNCPAVYNIDQLDADGDGIGDLCDVCPDDPQNDIDGDGVCGDVDNCPTADNNDQSDIDGDLLGDACDNCAGDHNPGQEDLDADGVGDLCDNCPDSANTLQEDADSDGVGDLCDVCPNDPEDDSDADGFCADVDNCPDDYNPDQTDLNDDGVGDICCCLNRADVDHAGGPSPIDIADLVFLVDFMFSGGAQPPCFDEGDIDGSGSAPIDISDLVYMVDYMFSGGPPPPGCP from the coding sequence ATGCAAGGCAGAGTGACAAAGACATTGGTGATCATGTTGGTGCTGGCGGTGCTGACCGCTTCGGCATCGGCGACGCAAATGCAGGTGAGACTCTACATCGATGATCCCAAACAACTGCTCGACATTCGGCAGTTGCATCTGGACCAGACTTTTCAAAAAGACGGTTACATCGACATCGTAACCGACCAGGAGGAACTTAGGCAGATCGAAGCCCTCGGTATTCGTACCGAAGTTCTGCACGAAGACATCGTTAAGTACAATCAGTCGAGATTGGACCCGGCCAAAGATATGGGCGGCTATATGACGCTCGACGAACTCAACACACGTATGGACGATCTGATCGCCGCATATCCCAATCTTCTCTCGCAGAAAATCTCGCTTGGCCAGACCCTCGAAGGGCGGGACATTTGGGCTTTCAAACTCTCTGATAACCCCAACGTCGACGAAGATGAACCGGAGCTTCTGTACACCGCCCTTCATCATTGCCGCGAAGTGATCACGCCGGAGGTATTGTTTTATTTTATCGAACAGATGGTTGATCGCTACGGACTTTGGCCGGAAGAAACCGAGCTTATCGACACTCGCGAAATGTGGTTCGTGATGTGTGTCAACCCCGACGGTTACTACCACAACGAGGTGATCGCCCCCGGCGGCGGCGGCATGTGGCGTAAGAACCGAAGGCTCAACGCCGACAGCACCTACGGTGTCGATCTCAACCGCAACTATGGCTACGCGTGGGGCTACGATGATCAGGGTTCAAGCCCGGTCGGCTCAAGCGAGACCTATCGCGGCACCGGCCCCTTCTCGGAGCTGGAAACACAGGCGTTACGCGACTTTGTTATCAGCCGTGAGTTCGTGATCTCGTTACAGTACCATGCTCACGGGAATCTTCTGCTGTGGTCGTGGAGCTACAACCTTGGCGAGTTCACTCCGGACGAACCGGTGTTCCGGGCGATTTTTGATTCGGCCAGGGCATGGAATGGCTATACCGGCGGTTCCGATGCGCTTTACACGGTCAACGGCGGCGCCAACGATTGGAACTACGGTGAACAGACCCTGAAGAACAAGAACTTCTCATACACGGTCGAGGTCGGTACTCAGGAAGATTACTTCTGGCCGTCAGTGGATCGCATACCTGATCTTGTAAATGAAAACTACCGTCCGAACAAGTTCTATGCCCGGGCGGCAGGTCATCCATACGCGCTTATTGCTCCGGCCGCGCCCAGTATCTATGTCGCTGATGTCGTCGACAGTGTCGGCTACGATGTACAGTGGACGCACGTCGACGAAAACAACCCGGCCGCCAGCTATGAACTTCAGGAACTACAGGATTACCAACGTATAGTCGACCCGGCCGACGATTTTGGTCATTGGGAAAACCTGAACTTCTCACTTGACGCCCTGAGCTACTCCGGTCCGACCAGTTTTTACTCCGGTTCCGGTTTCCAGGTTGCGGCCGGTATCAGGAGCCTTGAGCCGATTGTGGTAGGGATGGGTGACTCGATCAAGTTCTGGGCGAATTATGGTATGGAGGACGGCCTCGACTTTGCCTATGTCATGGTCTCGACCGACCTGGTTGTCTGGACAACACTCGAAGGCAACCTGAGCACCGACTACGATCCATACGGCGGCTTCAACGCCGGCCATGGGATTACCGGCTACTCCGGCGGATGGGTACAGGGGCTGTTCGATCTCAGTGATTACGTCGGACAAACTCTGTTCGTGGGCTTCGTATATTATTCGACGCAATACTACGATGGCTCACCTGGTATCTGGATCGACGACATAGAGCCGGTCGATTTCTATGGCGTACAGACCGTCGTTGCGTCCGCTCACACCGATACCAGTTTCAGTTTCACCGATCATCCGACCGGTCTCTACCACTACCGAGTCCGCGCCACCGATAATGAAAACCAACTAAGCATGTATTCCCCTGCCCAGCCGTCCGCAGTGATCAACAATTATGCCTGCGTCGACAGCGACAGCGACGGCTACGGTGATCCCGGCAATCCATCGAACACCTGCAGCGATGACAACTGTCCTCTGGTGTCGAACACCGGGCAGGAGGATGCAGATGGTGACGGCATTGGTGATGCCTGCGATGTATGCCCTTATGATCAGTTCGACGACGGCGACGGGGATGGTTTCTGCGCCGATATCGACAATTGTCCAGCCGTTTACAACATCGATCAACTCGATGCCGATGGTGATGGTATCGGTGATCTGTGCGACGTCTGTCCGGACGATCCACAGAACGATATTGACGGCGATGGTGTCTGTGGTGACGTCGATAACTGTCCTACCGCCGATAACAACGACCAATCGGACATTGACGGCGACCTGCTGGGAGATGCGTGCGACAACTGCGCAGGCGACCACAACCCCGGCCAGGAAGACCTTGATGCCGACGGCGTAGGCGACCTGTGCGACAACTGTCCCGACAGCGCCAACACTCTTCAAGAAGATGCCGACAGCGACGGTGTGGGTGACCTGTGCGACGTCTGTCCGAACGACCCCGAAGACGACAGTGATGCAGACGGTTTCTGTGCCGATGTAGACAACTGCCCCGACGATTACAACCCTGACCAGACCGATCTCAACGACGACGGTGTGGGTGACATCTGCTGTTGTCTGAATCGTGCCGATGTCGACCATGCCGGCGGTCCCAGCCCGATCGACATCGCCGATTTGGTCTTCCTGGTCGATTTCATGTTCTCAGGCGGAGCTCAACCGCCCTGTTTCGACGAGGGTGATATCGACGGCAGCGGTTCGGCGCCTATCGATATATCTGATTTGGTGTACATGGTTGATTATATGTTCTCAGGCGGCCCACCCCCTCCGGGCTGTCCATAA